The window TGTTTTTCCGTCGGATTTTGCGGGGGCACGACTAAGGAGGAGGTCCTGTTTCTGATCGGACAGGCTAGTCGCGGCTCGCCATGCTGGACCCTGCAGCCACCCAGCGATGCCAGTCGTTCTCGCTACCGTGGAACACGTTGAGGTCAATCCTGCCGTCGACGCCGTGCGAAAGGCCGGAGCCGGAATATTGCCAGAAGAGCCATTTCCGTCCCGGATAGACCTTGGACGGGTGAGCGGCCACCGAGCGCAACCAGAATGGATGGTTCGGGAAGGCGCCCTTCAGATTGTCGCGATAGAAGTCCGGCGCGGTGTAGATGATCGGGCGCTGGCCGTAGTACCTTTCCAGCTTGTCCATGAAGACCTGCATCTTTTCCAGGACCCGTTCGCGCGAGGGGCGCCTCTTGCAGCTCGACTCGCCGTTCCACTCGACGTCGATGACCGGGGGCAGGGCGCCGGCTTCCCTCGGCACGTTGCGGATGAACCAGTCGGCCTGTTCGCCGGCCGTCCGGCACCAGTAGAAGAAGTGATAGGCGCCGCGTTTCAGCCCGGCTTCCTTGGCCCGGCGCCAGTTCTTCTTGAACATCGGATCGAGATGATCGCCGCCGTCGGTTGCCTTGATATAGGCGAAGTTCGCGCCCTGCGTCCGCAACTTCGCCCA of the Sinorhizobium chiapasense genome contains:
- a CDS encoding glycoside hydrolase family 25 protein, translating into MRLSTVPVVLLAGLVLSGCGFSSNRDRVAAQQPSRETTSSVARPLAPMPAANVGTAASQTAPPQEMLAWVGPAPEPQAFVPVARTTGMPVPSERPIALITPENSAIEEAPTRGQVYSHRFRDAKPINFGSRSPRKLAVHGVDVSRWQGDINWAKLRTQGANFAYIKATDGGDHLDPMFKKNWRRAKEAGLKRGAYHFFYWCRTAGEQADWFIRNVPREAGALPPVIDVEWNGESSCKRRPSRERVLEKMQVFMDKLERYYGQRPIIYTAPDFYRDNLKGAFPNHPFWLRSVAAHPSKVYPGRKWLFWQYSGSGLSHGVDGRIDLNVFHGSENDWHRWVAAGSSMASRD